A segment of the Solea solea chromosome 14, fSolSol10.1, whole genome shotgun sequence genome:
GCGTAAAAGGATtatcatgtactgtatgtacttgtCTCAGGTGAGACACCTGGCTCACATGATGAGTGTACACAAGAATGACATTTACCTCTAATAGATGAAGAGCACCCTTGTTCGGGGAAGAGTGGCATAGGCGGGATCAGCTAATTTCCGCACTCTGGAGTAGTTAACGAAGCCTCTGATGAACAGCATGAAGCCTAAAGTCCAAAGAAACAAGAGGCGACACAAGGAGTTAAATGGATTCAAACTTAGACAAGTGCCATTTGTTAATAAACTAACGCTTCTCACTTACCCAGAGCCAGGAAGACCCACCACAACCAGTACTGACCATCAAAGTAACCAGGAAAGTAGGTGGAAAACTGTAACAAGATAGTGTGGGTGAGTGTTTCAGGCCTGCTGTAAAACAATACTGGGACAAACTACTGCAGTGGCAgttataagcagcagcagcagcagcagtagtaatcATGCACCTAGAGACCATATTAAGTAAACAGCTCTTACCCTGACGATAAGAACCCATTTGATGAGGGACAGGCCAAAGCCAGAGATGGCTCCATACCGACCAGCAGCTGATGTGGTCAAACAGAACGACAAGAAGAAGCCAATCCAGTTGAAGAGGAACGCCACTGGTGAGGCAGAGGGAGACCGTAATTAATGGAAAAGGAAATaatttcatataaaaacactAAGCTGCTTTAAATATGGCAGTCTATATGTGCCATATATCCATGACTGATGGAGTGGTGAAAAGATTAAAGCTAGAACACATTCTCCTGCTTAAAGACAACTTAAGAGGGAAAATAAACTTGTACTTTGGATGAGCTGTTACATGAGCCACATTCAGTtagaaaaacaaaggagagcATGGACTGTTTCATGTTCAGCCAACAGATCACTctgtgtatacacatacataatcTTTAACTGGTTACAAATCAGTTTAATGCAAGTGACAATGAACATCATTCAGCTATTAGGAAGAAACGAACGGTGGACTCATCATCTACAGAAAAGCTTCAGGAGTTCTTTCTTACTGAAGAAAGTGAGCATGAAGATGCCGTCGTTTCCTATTCGCAGCTGATCAGCATCCTCAAAGTCATCTCTAGCCACAAAGTCGTCCTCctgaaacagcaacaacaagcgTGTGAATATGTTACATTAATTGTCTTTACCTGGAAAAGGTATCAGAGTAAGATGAGAAATGTACCGTGACTCTTCCATTGACCAGAGGCACGGCAGTCTCTACTTTGCTTCTCTCAGCTTCATCATAGGAGGGCAGAGTGGTGGCAACACTGTAAGATGGAGGGTTGGGAAATCTTCCTCCATCTTCCTTGTATTCAAAGAAGGCTGTGgaggtaaaaaaagaagaagaaaaaaggtgcGTGTTAATGTATCATACATTaacatgtatatattatatttaattaaacaacATTGCAGATTCAGGATTCACACAGGGGAAAagcaaattataaaataaaaatgagatcTATGACTAAATGGGAAAAGAACAGCACTGATCTTGGATCACTCTCCACTAACAGACATACACAGAGCTGTTGATGAAGTCAATGTCCAAAGTCCAAAACTAATAATTTTGAAATTAATGTGAtcgtaaatgtaaaaatgttggtGACAAACCCAAACTTGTTAAATATTTActggtttattttaatttttttttactgctgacAAACATAAATCTCACTTCTTTCACACATAAACAGATAAACACAGGCTCAGGACAGGGAGGGAAAAAGGCAGGATAAAAAGACTGTATATGTATGGAAGAATGTGTCTCTATTATTGTTTATGTTCCATCTCAAGacttgtctttttgttttacctttgcTTATCTGGGACATTTGGCAGTAAtccaaactcaaacacaaacagcatttAACCCGATCCCTGGACTCACACAGGAGGAGCTCAAGGCTGCACCCACTTGTGCAACATTTCAACCTCTGTCCTCTCGGGAAGTGAGACTGGAGACATGAGAGCTTTCCTGAAAGGCCTTGCATTAAAAACTCCTCCACTCCACAACACTGATCTCAGTCCAGAGCAGAGGTCGTCTGCATACACTTGCATAAATATTGATGAACCAATATCCTGTTCTATGCTTGTGTTCCCcaacaatgacattttagacatgaGGTATGTTTTCATGAGCCTGGTTTATGCACATATATGATATGCACATAACAACACCTGAATAGACACAGAAAAGTCTTAAAAATATCACATTCAAGTTTTTACACTTAAGGGAGGTGGAAAAGATGGTATATTACTAAAAAGGTAGATGTGAATGGAAACAGTTTCAGTAAATTAAAGAGGACATGTAGAAATCATGTGACTTGAGCATCCTCCCACTTCCACATTTTGCtgtactgagaaaaaaaacagctgaatcGGTGGATACAGCAGACGAGagaggaaaccacaacattcctccacttagtgcaagaagcaaatattaTTACAATCGTGAACTGAAGCAGCAACAAAACTTTGCTTTACTTTTGTTCCATTACTAAATGATTGtattatattgtaatatatacatataattgtatattattataaagaTGGCACTAATAGATTCTAGGTCATGAGGCTGTGAAGTTTACTGACCGGCATTTGCTGCAGAAACACTGCTATAGGGCGGTGGTGCGTCCTGAGCTGCACCCTCCTGGGATGGTTCCTCCTCATTCACCAGCTGTTAATTACAGTTAACAGAGTTAATGAATGAACAAACTGggccacatttaaaacacaagccTTCATCAAATATCTGCTTGTTGGTcgtgatgaaaacaaaacttaGCAGGTGTCATTTAGGAAGAGACAGAACACAGTGGCATCAATTACACTTAGTGTCTTAACAGAGTTGGccaataaagatattttatatccacatctgctgtgacatatGTATGATAAataatatgttaatttcactacagaagagattAAATGACCTGTGCCATTGGGCAAAAGGAAAGACATATCAGTATCAGTTATGTGATCAAGTACTACTGATATATCAGCATACCGTGCATCACTACCAAGTATCCGGCTCATGAAATGCCATTGGTGAAAAATGTCAACCTGTGCCTTTCAAAATGCCCTCGAAATGGCAACATATTCACACAAACCAAAAGTATTCAGGTTCTTCTCGATACTTGGGTGTACAGGCACAAAGAAACCAGGGAAAAGCACACGTAACATCCTTTttaatatagaaaaacacacatacaccacaaaGTAGCTCCTGTTTGCATTTATCACAAGTTGGGATGTACCAACTGCTTAACCAGTTTAACCtgcaatatttatttgtaaGTGGATCTTACAAAAATCCGCCCATAATGGACATGTCTGCAAACATGTATATTCTTATGAGAGAAGCTGCACTGACATGTTAACAGGTTTAGTCCCACCAGATCCAGATCACCTCAGAACACTCCTGCTTAGGccttttaaaaataacagaCACCGTTGACTCACAAGCTGCTAATGTAACTGAGCCACTGATGAGTAACCAATTTAATACAAAAGTATATTAAACATTTGTATTAGGGGTTAGAAATGTGTTTTGGTATAAGCCAACGATATTAATCGCCAGTTGAGGCCTTCCCGTCAACAAGTGTCGGTGCAGCAGCTCGTAGTTTCCTTCGGTGACAGCGGGCTAATGTTGACTGGTGTTAGCCGCTAACAGCGTGGCAGTAAACGGTCACTTACCTCCTGGTATCTGACGTTGCTGTTTTGTTCCGCCATTGTGGAAGAGAAGCGAGACGTTACACACGTCCTTGAGGCGCTTGAGTTGTCACGGTGTGATGTGTGAAGGGAATGTCGCCGTCGAAATAGCAGCAGTGAGTTAAAGCCTTTCACCTAGTCGGCCAtctccttccttctccctcCTGACTGTTTGCTCTGGTGCTACCTTCAATGACTGTCGGAAACTCGCCGACTCTTTTGTGTCAACAATAAATCGCTTCAGCGATAACTGAGAAGAAGACCAAGGAGTAGTGtctccaaaaaacaaaatatacagtaaattatTGAGATGTGGATTACGAAATGGTATTTTatattacataatatatatatatgtttatttttgtttttaatatagcCCAGTGTGAGGCCCACATTGAATTGTGTTTTCAATTGTATTTCATCACAGTTCTAAAAGGTGCTTTTCACTATGCTTCAAAATCTGAGGTTATACACCATCATTTCTACTTAATTCTTTTACAAATTGTGTATTCATTTATAGTTTTCCTCTTTACCTTACATGTTaataaatttatttattttgactttttttatacCTGCCTTTTAAAGGTTACctttgctttataaataaaactgcctaTTTTACAATCTGTTCACTAGATTAGTTTGAAAAGTTGTTAAATTTCAAATGAGATTTACCAAAATGTGCTGAATGTTTTTGGGTGCTTACAGATGATAACACAATAAAGGATAAGTACTGCATGTTGAAACTGTTGAGTGCAGTTGTTAAGTATGTGAACTTTGCTCCCCCCATTTTTAAAGAAAGCAGTTTCATTTTCAACATGCCACTTCTGGTGTTGGGAGTTTTACATGGATCACATGAAGGCAGCACGGGTTGTTCcatgttgtcatgtgactcGAGACAACAGCACTAATCCCAAAACACATTCAAGGTATAAAAATGAAACTCACTTTATTACAAAGAGCAAACATATGCACAGCTGTATGAACAGTCACATGACTGCGCGTGAGCCTGTGCTTTAGTTTACCAGCACCAGATTAGATCCGAGTTGTGATCATCATGGCACTGCTTGATGTCCACCAGCGTGCCTCCATCAGGGGGCGAAAGAATCATTTCAACAAAAACACCTCATGAACTAACAAAGTTTGAAGATCTCATGAGATCAGTCCACGGACAGTGACTCCACCAGCTTATTGTGCACGTGCATCATCCCTGGTGAGAAACAGCAAGATTTGACATCAGCACGATTTCAAAGATCCTTGTCGGTGTTTTATTACAAGTGAAATACAGTAATTTGAAGCTTCGTGGTTTTGCCTCACCTTTAAAGTACTTCACAGTTTTGACCCGCAGCTCCAGTGTGGCATCCTCGTCACATACGAACACAGTTTGTGGGTGCTGCTGGAAAGCAGACACTGTCCACATGTGATTCACACCGTCCTCTATCGCTTTGTATAAAGCGAATGCCTTGTGTGCTCCGGTGATGAGAATCATGACCTGAGAAACAGCAGAAAttcaattgtgtgttttttatagtgTGTCAGAAAAATTACATcagcaaacacataaaaatccCTGTAGGCTGAACTTTGAAGTCAGCCAACTCTCCATCTAGTATTTTTTATATGtctattttgcacaatgaagaacatgtactgtatatctacaTGTTCAAGAGCATGTTAAATATCATATTAATTTCAtgacagaagagactaaatgacctctgcatttgGTCATAGGGAAAATAGGTATTGTATATATCGACATATgagatatcggcaaaaagtccaatattgtgcatccctaattcTCTGGCTTCATGAGGCTGGCGTTCGTGATCGggccataataaataaatgacagaaatcAAATCAATCCTAACACAAAACACGTGAAGCAAGAGAAGGACAAAATGGCTTCGAACCTCTTTGGCGGCCATGACAGTGCCCACTCCCACAGTCAGAGCCATGGTGGGCACCTTTGTGAGATCCCCATCGAAGAATCTGGCGTTCGCTATGATCGTGTCCTTTGCCAGAGTCTTGACTCTGGTTCTGGAAACCAAGCTTGAACCCGGCTCATTAAAGGCGATGTGGCCATCGGGTCCAATACCTAACATGGAACAGTGAGAGCACTTTCAGCTGAGACAAtcacatgatgatgtcacaacgTGCTATTGGTTCACCGAGGCGTCCTGACCTCCAACAAAGAGCTCGATCCCCCCGGCTGCTGTTATCTTCTCCTCAAAGGCTTCACACTCTGCTTTCAGGTCGGCTGCGTTGCCATCCAGGATGTGTGTGTTCTCCGCTCGTATGTCTACGTGCTTAAAGAAGTTGTTCCACATGAAGGAGTGGTAGCTCTCAGGATGAGCTTGAGGAAGTCCTAGGAGAGATTTTAAAACAGGTTGTTGATGGAAGATCACAGCTTttaccaggggtgtcaaactgctGGCTCAGGGGACATTCCTTGTTGGTTAAAGTGGCCCTTCTACGAGACAACAAAATCAGCAGTGGCTCTGTAACCACATCATGAGTAGTAAGGGTAGTGGCACCTCACCTACATATTCATCCATGTTGAAAGTCTTTACAAACTGGAATGAGATTTCTCCATTCTTGTAGTACTCGATCAGTTTCTTGTAACAACCCAGAGGTGTGCTTCCTGAGAGAAGtcggcaaaaaaaacaaacacaaacgatGATGATGTAAAACAATTAGACAATTCTTATAGATTCATGCATTCATATTTGACCTTTCTGGAATAATGTAAGAGCTTTCATTCTTTATTATTCACACATACATATCATACAGGCACACTGTGTGAGTTCTTTCCGCCTGTAACACAGAGTCAGCAGATTTCCAGGGAGTTATTTTCTCTTGAAGTTAGTCAGAAGCTGActtaaagtgctttattttcactttgtgttttgtggGCCTATTTGATTTTCACCTCGACTTGAAAagaggatttattttattttatttttcatttgttttacagcattttGACATAATCCATCCACCTCAGTGTGactgaccaaaacaaacaacatgagGGGATTCTTCTGGAGCTTTTCTGGATTTGAACATAATGTCTCTGGCCTACAGTGTGTGGGataatgagctgctgctgctgctgctgctgttgctgctgctgcttacctGTGGGCAGCCCCAAAGTGAAGTATCTGTCCGGACCAGGTTTGAAGAGTAAAATCCTGTTTCTGATGTATTTTGCAGCCCATTCACTCGCCTGATCGTAGTCATTGAGGATGATCAGCTTCATGGTTCTGATGGAAAACAGAGAAGGACGCTGTTTCTGTAAATGAGCGAACGAaaacgcactcacacacacctcaaaCAGACTTTAGACTCATGGAGGAAATCACACCATCACATCAGCAGCAACATCAGTGGAGtcaaaaagctgctgctgctgctgctgctgcttttacgcACCGCGTGAATAAAGGTGATAAAAGTGCGGTTGTTATTTCCCGTCCTggtcaaagacaaagaagaagaaaagagttaGAACAAACAGCAGCGCTTCCTcggagtgtgtgagtgctgtTTCTTCTTactgagcgcacacacacacagaaagagaccGACAGGATCTGGACTGATCATGTGATTCCTTCCTGCAGGAGGAGACAAACAGCGTCTCACcgcggaggaggaggacatgacGACAATCGACCATTcaatactttttaaaataataatatgtccTGCTTTGGCAAAACTGCAGACGAAAAAGACTTAAATGGATCCAAATCCAGTCGTAGGCACAGTGTCGTCATGGAAACGTGGTTTGAAAAAGGTGTTTAAAGCAGCTTACTACCTCGTATAATTAGAAACAGTGTATTATCATGAATAAAATACTCCATTAATGTGATCAATTCACTGATGCAcaacattcaaatgtgtgacagtatataataaatatttactatTTTCATTTAGAGTATATCTAGATCTATGTAATATAACAATTACTAGATATTTTAGCTTGAGCTTAATCCTACACCTTTTTAGTCCATTTATGTGCAAAATGTTGctatttaatgtgtttttaaggtgTCAACACAAATGTATCTACTTTTATTTGTGAATACCTATGACGGAAATAAACTAACTAATATGCATTTGCTGCACAGAAATAAcagttttgatttaaatgtccagtgtgtgacatttaggagggtttattggtagAAACTACCcctaaaaaagtgtttgtttagaataagccttttatatgtacttcggtaaaggccttgctttatggagacCGCCATGTTGACATATTACACCTTTCAAAATAAGGCGTTATGAGCTGAAATAAAGTATTGCATTAACTACTAttagtaaatgtgtgtgaaatataaACAATTAAAAGCATTCATTGTAATTGGGTTATACAATAATATAAACTtaatacatgaaaacatgactttaTGTGTGACCATACTAATAAACGCAGAACAAATAGTTTTCAATACCTTTATTTAAAACCATATTGTGACACAGACCAGAACACGTACAGAGCAcacaacagaaataaatacCATCATGTGTACAGCGCTCATTTTCAAACAGGCTTATTGCGGCTGGCTTTAGATTTATGTCATCCAGAAAGGGAGAGGGCATGCTATGTCACCGGACAGAGATACCATCAGCAGCTGAGCTCTGTGTGCTAATCACCGTGCCTACGTTTTGACTGTAGAGTGCAGTTCACTGAAAACACGCCCTCTGCTCTGATATAAACCCAGGCTGCATCTGAATCTGAAGCAGCGAGCTCCCGTTCAGCTTTGCTTTCAGGGAGGCGTGAGGCTGCTTTAATCAAGGTCCATGTCAGGCTTGTTTTCTGCCGTTTCTGACGTGGGGTTGCCCGTGTTCTCAGTCGTTCCCTTTTCTGCACTTTCCTCCTGGGGCTTCTCCTGTCCATTGACGGGCCCGTTCTGCTCTGCGGGCGTCTCCTCCTTGGGAAGCTCCACCTTGGGTTTGGGCTTGGTCACAATGGGGTTGCAAGCAGAGAACAGCTCCTGGGAAATAAGAGAACACCCGCaacataaaaatgtatgaaaagaAACTGTCGTGTTGGGGATCTTAATATTCACACAGTTTTAAAACATGCAACAATAAAGTTGGCATTTCGTTAACATGTACATGAAGGTGCAACAACAGCATGAAATGctgcaagagtaaagagagTAGAGAGGTGAgcggaggagtcctccatttagcacctttcacactaaaattaacAGGTATACCCAGAATTATTTAATCACATCACCCTAGCACAGTGTGAACAaataagaggaagaaaataataaaatcaacaaacagaattacaattttaacaaaaaaattctATTTACTGGTCAAATCTCTTAAGacaaatttaatatttaatttacacaATGGAATATGGAGGTtcccattttaaatatttataatcaTGTCAAACATTGACCCTCACCTTTGTTTTCGCTTTAATGTCTTTGACTTTGACAGTGGGATCCGCTGTCAAGCTCTGTTTGCTTTGCTGGTTCATGGCGCTGTTCATCCAGATCATTGCATCACTGGCCAGTTTGTCCACCTTGGTGACATCTGCCTCATCTATGTGGTCATACTGCTCCTCCTGGAAATGAATAGAGAACATGTCACTAATTTCCGCGGACATCACAACAATACCATTATTAAATGACGTTTCCAATGTCATGAGCTGTGCAGCATACAGGGATCATCTGGACAACTAGTATGCCAGTGCCATTTCAAAGAATTACCAATCTACACAATATAAACCTTGAGCTTTACCTTCATTTTGCCTGCTTCAACAAATTTCATGTACTGCTGGATTTGTTTCCCCAGCTCTTCAAAAGCTTTTGGTCTCTCTTCTGCCTCCATGTACCTCTCCTGGATGGGCTGACCGAGTTTCTGTACATCACACAATGCAAACGTCACttgaaaatatcaaacatgGTGACCAAGTAatggatgaagaagaaaaaaaaagaaagaaaaccaacTAAAGCGACAAATACCTTCAACTCTGCCAGTTTGTCAATGTACACCTGTTTTGGTTGATCCTCCCCATCTTCATACAACCAGTTTTCAGTGTCCTCCAGCTTTAATGACAAAGCATCTCGATCctaaaaatagatttaaaaagaaTTATGTAACACGTCATATTATACAGTGGTTATTAAGAGAACGTTGATCACAATTTTGTCTTCGCCATGATCGTTCACTTACCGACTCACTGACGTACTTCTCCAGCAGCCCATGCAGTTTGTCCCTCATGTCGTACACATACTCTTCTACGTAATTCTTGGAGTCgttcctctccttctccagctTGTCCTGCATGATCATTTTACCCTGAAGAGAAGCCAGACAAGAACTGTAACCGACAAAGTCCTCAGAGTAGATTAAGAAGTTACTGATGGATTTAGCAAGGTTTGTGTGTGCAAGGTTTAGCTACCTCATTTTCAACAAACAGATTGAGCATGTCATCTGCAAGCTGCCACTGTGGACTGTTTTCA
Coding sequences within it:
- the gnpda1 gene encoding glucosamine-6-phosphate isomerase 1; the encoded protein is MKLIILNDYDQASEWAAKYIRNRILLFKPGPDRYFTLGLPTGSTPLGCYKKLIEYYKNGEISFQFVKTFNMDEYVGLPQAHPESYHSFMWNNFFKHVDIRAENTHILDGNAADLKAECEAFEEKITAAGGIELFVGGIGPDGHIAFNEPGSSLVSRTRVKTLAKDTIIANARFFDGDLTKVPTMALTVGVGTVMAAKEVMILITGAHKAFALYKAIEDGVNHMWTVSAFQQHPQTVFVCDEDATLELRVKTVKYFKGMMHVHNKLVESLSVD
- the LOC131472819 gene encoding NEDD4 family-interacting protein 1-like; protein product: MAEQNSNVRYQELVNEEEPSQEGAAQDAPPPYSSVSAANAAFFEYKEDGGRFPNPPSYSVATTLPSYDEAERSKVETAVPLVNGRVTEDDFVARDDFEDADQLRIGNDGIFMLTFFMAFLFNWIGFFLSFCLTTSAAGRYGAISGFGLSLIKWVLIVRFSTYFPGYFDGQYWLWWVFLALGFMLFIRGFVNYSRVRKLADPAYATLPRTRVLFIY